A genome region from Patagioenas fasciata isolate bPatFas1 chromosome 31, bPatFas1.hap1, whole genome shotgun sequence includes the following:
- the LYPD3 gene encoding ly6/PLAUR domain-containing protein 3 yields the protein MWGWDVGGAPGGLRLLLLLLPGSMGLECLRCGSDAGRCRGAEVVSCPIGSDVCVEALGGVAWSHGRFWLGGRGCGRGQPGSHARALQLAGLVLFSRRRQCREGRGCNAELPLGEEGALPDVGPSSPAPPNGLRCFGCPDEGPCTSPTVVHCAGDQRLCFHGNVTIALGDRRLWREVRGCARGPECSEEPRGDGDAGLSGSCCHGELCNAPHGGLFAPHLPRLQLLPHGHAPTAAPGHAKMAAATKMAAATKMAAATKMAAATKMAAETKMAAATKMAAANGGVGGDVIGVNGDVIGVNGDDDGDVNGGKDGAKMAAGGNGVNGDVIGVNGDVIGVNGDVIGVNGSVIGVNGGKDGANMAAGGNGDVIGGNGDVIGVNGDVIGGNGSVNGVNGDVTGVNGDVTGVNGDVIRVNASVNGVNGDVTRVNGDVIRVNGSVIGDVNGAKGKANMAAGANGDVSGDVSTKMAAGRAGRPPEGKGGTKGPVGRGHPMGGAFWLLPLLLWPLL from the exons ATGTGGGGCTGGGACGTGGGGGGAGCCCcgggggggctgcggctgctgctgctgctgctgccag gctCCATGGGTCTCGAGTGCCTGCGCTGTGGGTCGGACGCCGGGCGCTGCCGTGGGGCCGAAGTCGTCTCCTGCCCCATAGGGAGCGACGTCTGCGTCGAGGCCCTCGGGGGCGTGGCCTGGA gTCACGGGCGGTTCtggctgggggggcggggctgtgggcggggccAGCCCGGAAGCCACGCCCGCGCGCTCCAGCTGGCCGGGCTCGTGCTGTTTTCCCGCCGGCGCCAAtgccgggaggggcggggctgcaACGCGGAACTTCCGCTCGGAGAGGAAGGGGCGCTGCCCGACGTCG GCCCCTCCAGCCCGGCGCCGCCCAATGGGCTGCGTTGTTTCGGGTGCCCGGACGAGGGCCCCTGCACCTCCCCCACCGTGGTTCACTGCGCCGGGGACCAGCGCCTCTGCTTCCATGGCAACGTCACCATCGCCCTGG GCGACCGGCGGCTGTGGCGGGAGGTTCGGGGCTGCGCCCGCGGCCCCGAGTGCTCGGAGGAGCCGcgtggggacggggacgcggggcTGAGCGGCTCCTGCTGCCACGGGGAGCTCTGCAACGCGCCCCACGGCGGCCTCTTCGCCCCACACCTGCCCcgcctgcagctgctgccccacGGCCACGCCCCCACGGCCGCGCCCGGCCACGCCAAGATGGCCGCCGCAACCAAGATGGCCGCCGCCACCAAGATGGCTGCCGCAACCAAGATGGCCGCCGCCACCAAGATGGCCGCCGAAACCAAGATGGCCGCCGCCACCAAGATGGCCGCCGCCAATGGGGGCGTTGGTGGTGatgtcattggggtcaatggtgATGTCATTGGGGTCAACGGTGATGACGATGGGGACGTCAATGGAGGGAAGGACGGCGCCAAGATGGCCGCCGGGGGCAATGGCGTCAATGGTGatgtcattggggtcaatggtgatgtcattggggtcaatggtgATGTCATCGGGGTCAACGGAAGcgtcattggggtcaatggtgGGAAGGACGGCGCCAATATGGCCGCCGGGGGCAATGGTGATGTCATCGGGGGCAATGGTGATGTCATCGGGGTCAATGGTGATGTCATCGGGGGCAATGGAAGCGTCAATGGGGTCAACGGTGATGTCACCGGGGTCAATGGTGATGTCACCGGAGTCAACGGTGACGTCATCAGGGTCAATGCAAGCGTCAATGGGGTCAACGGTGATGTCACCAGGGTCAACGGTGACGTCATCAGGGTCAATGGAAGCGTCATTGGTGACGTCAATGGCGCCAAGGGCAAAGCCAACATGGCCGCCGGGGCCAACGGTGACGTCAGCGGTGACGTCAGCACCAAGATGGCCGCCGGCAGAGCCGGGCGCCCCCCCGAAGGAAAGGGCGGGACCAAGGGGCCGGTGGGGCGGGGCCACCCCATGGGCGGGGCCTTTTGGCTCCTCCCCCTGCTGCTCTGGCCCCTCCTCTAA
- the ETHE1 gene encoding persulfide dioxygenase ETHE1, mitochondrial, with translation MFSRHVSRAVAIARSVATGAADRKLLLRQLFEPASCTYTYVIADARSRDAVVIDPVLETAPRDLRLLRELRLRVRWAVNTHVHADHVTGSGALRLALSCPTAISGASGARADRLLGEGEELRFGAFALQVRPTPGHTPGCITLVLDDQSAAFTGDALLIRGCGRTDFQQGCPRTLYRSIHEQIFTLPESCHIYPGHDYCGHTVSTVGEEKRLNPRLTLSEDEFVRVMDGLGLPRPKLMDVAVPANLRCGIQDDAA, from the exons ATGTTTTCCCGCCACGTTTCCCGCGCGGTCGCGATCGCGCGCTCTGTCGCGACAGGAGCCGCCGACCGGAAGTTGCTGCTCAGACag CTGTTCGAGCCCGCGAGCTGCACGTACACCTACGTCATCGCCGACGCGCGGTCACGTGACGCCGTGGTGATCGATCCCGTGCTCGAGACGGCGCCGCGAGACCTCCGGCTGCTGCGCGAGCTGCGCCTGCGCGTGCGCTGGGCGG TGAACACGCACGTGCACGCGGATCACGTGACGGGCTCCGGCGCGCTCCGATTGGCTCTGTCCTGCCCCACCGCCATTTCCGGCGCCAGCGGCGCCCGCGCGGATcggctgctgggggagggggaggagctGCGCTTCGGGGCCTTC gCTCTCCAGGTGCGCCCCACCCCTGGCCACACCCCCGGCTGCATCACCCTCGTTCTGGACGACCAATCAGCCGCTTTCACCGGGGACGCCCTGCTGATCCGGGGCTGCGGACGGACGGACTTCCAGCAGG GCTGCCCCCGCACCCTTTACCGCTCCATCCATGAACAAATCTTCACTTTGCCCGAATCTTGCCACATTTACCCCGGACACGACTACTgcg GTCACACGGTGTCCACGGTGGGGGAGGAGAAGCGGTTGAACCCGCGCCTGACGCTGAGCGAGGACGAATTCGTGAGGGTGATGgacgggctggggctgccccggcccAAACTCATGG ACGTTGCCGTTCCCGCCAATCTCCGCTGCGGGATCCAGGATGACGCCGCTTAG